The region ATACGTTCTGGCGTAACGTCCTGTCCTCGGGTGCTACCACAGGGTCCACTTATCTGACCTTCAAAAAGGACCGTAAAGTGATCGCAGCCCAGGATGATGCTGGCAGCTTCGTAGCCAGTAACGGCTCGATCCGTGGTCCATACCTGGAGTCCGCCATGCAGCAAGTGCGTGCCGACAATCCAGGTCTGAAAGCGACCGATATGGATCTGGCAAACGCCATTCTGGCGAAAAACGCCACCGCCGAGTAAGCCCGGCCAATTGCAGGAGCGGGCAAGCTCGCTCCTGCAAGCCACTTCATTCAGCGTTGATACAGTATTTTCAACTGATGTGAGCCATGCTCTGGGTATGATCTTGTGGTTACGGATCACCTCTCTTCATCTCACATCGGACGCCTTGCCTCTATGAGCTCGCTGCCTTTCCTGCCGTTTTCCAAACCCTCCATCGATGAAGCCACCATTGCCGCCGTAGGCGACGTGCTGCGCTCCGGCTGGATCACCAGCGGCCCCAAGGTTCAGGCATTCGAAGCGCAACTGTCCGAGTACTTCGGCGGACGCCCGGTACGGACCTTCAACTCCGGCACGTGCACCATGGAAATCGCATTGCGCATCGCGGGCATAGGCCCTGGCGATGAAGTGATCACCACCCCGATTTCATGGGTCGCCACCGCCAACGTGATTCTGGAAGTAGGCGCTACCCCGGTGTTTGCCGATATCGACCCGGTCACCCGAAATATCGATCTGGCCAAGGTCGAGGCGGCCATAACGGCGCGAACCAAAGCCATCATCCCGGTCTATTTGTCAGGCCTGCCGGTCGACATGGATGCGTTGTACGCCCTGGCCGACAAGCATCATCTGCGTGTTGTCGAAGACGCCGCCCAGGCCCTGGGCTCGAACTGGCAAGACCAGCGCATCGGTGCTCGCGGCGATCTGGTTTCGTTCAGCTTTCAGGCCAACAAGAACATCACCTCGTCCGAGGGCGGCTGCCTGGTGCTGAACAATGAAGACGAGGCCAGACTGGCCGAGAAATACCGCTTGCAGGGCGTGACACGTAGCGGCTTCGACGGGCTGGATGTCGACGTGCTGGGTGGCAAGTTCAATATGACGGATATCGCTGCAGCCATCGGGCTGGGCCAGTTTGCCCACATTGAAGCAATCACGGCCCATCGCCGGGAATTGGCCAAGCATTATTTCGCCTGCTTCGGACCCGATTTCGAAGCCACCTACGGCGCGCAATTGCCGGTGGCCGACTTCACTAACACCAACTGGCATTTATTCCAGCTGGTGTTGCCAGAACGCAAGGATGGTCAGCCGGCTCGCGCCACCTTCATGAAAGAGATGCAGGCGCTGGGTGTCGGCGTGGGTTATCACTACCCGCCCATTCACTTGCTGAGTCTTTATCGTGCGCGCGGATTTACCGAAGGGATGTTGCCGATTGCCGAACGTGTCGGGCGATTGATCGTGTCACTGCCGATGTTTACAGCGATGACCAAGGCAGATGTCGAGCGCTCAGTGGCGGCGGTAAAAGCTGTGCTTAACGCCGTGTAAGAGCGAGCTTGCTCACGAAACATACAACGCAGTGTGTTTCACCGCAGTGATGCTATCGCGAGCAAGCTCGCTCCTGCAGGAGTCAGGGCGTCTGGCTTACTCGCCGATAGCGGCTTTGTAGCTGGCAGCGTCCAGCAGCTTTTCCAGCTCTGCCATGTTGCTTGGCTTGAGCTTGAAGATCCAGCTTGCGTACGGCGCGTTGTTCAGCTCTTCAGGGCTGTCCGCCAGGGTTTCGTTGACCGCAATCACTTCGCCAGACACCGGCGCGTAGATGTCAGAGGCCGCTTTTACCGACTCAACAACACCCGCGGTATCGCCTGCCGCGAACACCTTGCCGACTTCGGCCAACTCAACAAACACCACATCCCCCAAGGCTTCCTGAGCGTGATCACTGATGCCCACGGTAACCGTGCCATCCGCTTCCAGACGCGCCCACTCGTGACTTTCAGCAAAGCGCAGGTCAGCAGGAATTTCGCTCATATTCAGTGTCCTCAAGAAGAAATGTCAGCAGCCCGCACTCTGCGCGAGTCCGCCAGTAAACGTTAGATCAAGGCTTTGCCCTGACGAACAAAAGTCGGTTTGACTACACGAACCGGGTACCACTTGCCACGGATCTCAACCTCGGCCCGGTCAGCCGTGGCCATCGGAACTCGCGCCAGAGCGATCGATTTGCTTAGCGTAGGAGAGAAACTACCACTGGTGATCTCCCCTTCGCCAACATCGGCGATACGAACCACTTGATGAGCGCGCAAAACGCCTCGTTCTTCAAGCACCAGCCCCACGAGTTTAAGCTGTACGCCGCCAGCCTTTTCGGCTTCCAGCGCTTCGCGCCCAATGAATTTTCGCGAGGCAGGTTCCCACGCGATGGTCCAGGCCATGTTGGCGGAAAGTGGCGACACCGCCAGGTGAATGTCCTGCCCGTAAAGGTTCATGCCCGCTTCAAGACGCAAGGTATCGCGGGCACCCAAGCCAATCGGCGAGATACCGGCACCTACCAGGTCGTTAAAAAAGGCCGGGGCCTGATCGGCCGGGAGCACAATTTCAAGGCCATCTTCGCCGGTGTAGCCGGTGCGGGCGATAAACCAGTCACCGCTGCTCTGTCCTTCAAAGGGCTTGAGCTGCTGGATAAGCTGGCTGCGAGCCTGATCCACCAGCTCGGCGACCTTATGCCGTGCATGCGGCCCCTGAATCGCCAGCAAGGCCAATTCGGGACGCTCACGCAGTTGCACGTCATAGCCTTGCAGCTGGGCGGTCATCCACGCCAGGTCCTGATCGCGAGTGGCGGCGTTGACAATAAGCCGATAACCCGCGGGCATCAGGTAGACGATCATATCGTCGACCACACCGCCTTTTTCATTGAGCATGGCGCTATAGAGCGCGCGGCCGGGCGTGTTAAGACGTTCGACATCGTTAGCCAATAAATACTGGAGCCATTCCTTGGCCTGGACCCCGGTGACGTCAATCACGGTCATATGCGAGACATCAAAAACCCCACAGTCTCGACGCACCTCATGGTGCTCCTCGACTTGCGAGCCATAATGCAAAGGCATATCCCAACCGCCAAAATCGACCATCTTCGCGCCAAGGGCGAGATGCAGGTCATACAGAGGCGTACGCTGTCCCATGGGTTTCTCCTTCCGGGCTTGGCGAAGGTGCGGACAGGCTTATCAAGCATTTAAAGCCGCCAAAGGTGGCTATCTTACGCTTGGCAGAGAACCTGATCTGACAGACAGACCGCACCGAATGCCGCGCATTGTATCCGCATGGGGAAGGACTGACACCTAGCCGATTCGATGTGCCGAGCGCCGGATCAGCCCGATCACGGGCAACAAGCCAACCAGTACCAGTGTCAGGGCCGGCAATGATGCCCGCGCCCATTCGCCTTCACTGGTCATTTCAAAGATGCGCACCGCCAACGTATCCCAGCCAAACGGGCGCATGAGCAAGGTGGCGGGCATTTCCTTGAGTACATCGACAAATACCAGCAGCGCCGCACTCAAGGTGCCCGGCAGCAATAGCGGCAGATACACTTTGAAAAACAGTCGTGGCCCACTCACGCCCAGGCTACGGGCAGCTTCCGGCAATGACGGTCGAATCCGCGCGAGGCTGCTTTCAAGAGGGCCATAAGCGACGGCAATGAATCGCACCAGATAGGCCAACAGCAAGGCCGACAGGCTGCCCAGCAACAGCGGTTTCCCCGCGCCGCCCAGCCAGCCGGACACCGGTATGACCAACTCACGGTCCAGATAACTGAACGCCAGCATGATCGACACGGCCAACACCGACCCAGGCAAGGCATACCCCAGGTTCGCCAGGCTGACACCGGCGCGAATGGTCGGGGTCGGTGCCTGGCGCCGGGCAAAGGCCAGCACCAGCGCCACGCTGACGGTAATCAAGGCCGCCATGCTGCCCAGGTACAGGGTATGCACGATCAAACCGGTGTAACGCTCATCCAGGTCAAAGCGCCCGCGCTGCCAGAACCACACCACCAGTTGCAGCATCGGGATCACAAAAGCGCAGGCGAACACCAGCAAGCACCAGCCACTGGCCAACCAGGCCTTCAGCCCCCGCAGGTGATACAGGGCCTTGACCCGTGGTCGTTCGTTACTGGCACGGTTGGCCCCGCGGGCCTTGCGTTCACCGTAGAGCACCACCATCACCACCAGCAACAGCAAGCTGGCCAGTTGCGCAGCCGTCGACAGACTGAAAAAGCCGTACCAGGTTTTGTAGATGGCAGTGGTAAACGTGTCGAAATTGAACACCGACACGGCGCCAAAATCAGCCAGGGTTTCCATCAACGCCAGCGCCACCCCGGCCCCGATCGCCGGACGGGCCATCGGCAATGCCACGCGCCAGAATGCCTGCCAGGGGCTTTGGCCCAACACTCGGGCGGCTTCCATCAGGCCCTTGCCCTGCGCCAGGAAGGCGGTGCGCGCCAGCAAGTAAACGTACGGATAAAACACCAGAATCAGGACAATGATCACGCCACCAGTAGAACGCACCCGCGGCAATCGCAGCCCCATGCCAAACCATTCACGCAGCAGGGTTTGCACTGGCCCGGCAAAGTCGAGCAAACCCACAAACACGAATGCCAGCACATAGGCCGGAATCGCAAACGGCAGCATCAGGGCCCAGTCCAGCCAGCGCCGGCCCGGGAACTCGCACAAACTGGTCAGCCACGCCAGACTCACGCCGAGCAGCGTCACCCCAATGCCGACCCCCACGATCAGTGTCAGGGTGTTACCCAGCAAACGTGGCATTTGCGTGTCCCAAAGATGGCTCCATATCTGGGTATCAATGCTTTGCCAGGACAGCAGCAAGACGCTCAGCGGCAACAGAACCAGAGCTGCAATGACAAAGACCAGCGGATACCAGCGACGTTGGGCAGGATGGGCCACGAAGAACTCTCGGAAGGTGGGTGGAGGTACAACACGCAGAAAGCATATAGCCGCTGCCGCAGAATGCGACGGGTCGCGCAGTACCCTCAATAATTTGAAAGTCCTGCGGCCCCTGTCTCAGCCTGCGGCAGCGGCTACAAAGGTTGTGCGTTTTGTGTATTTATCAGTTCCAGCCAGCGCGGTCCATCATGCGGATCGCTTCGGCCTGTCGCTTGCCTGCAACTTCAACGGGCATGGCGTCGGCCTTGAAACTCCCCCAGCTGGCGACTTCAGCCGAAGGGGCAACGCCTGGATTGGCCGGGAATTCCTGGTTGGTGCCGGCAAAAATCGCTTGGGCTTCAGGTGTGGTCATCCACTCGACCAGTGCCTTGGCCGCTTCCGGGTGCGGCGCATATTTGGTCAGGCCAATGCCCGACAGGTTGACGTGCACACCCCGGTCCGCCTGGTTCGGCCAGAACAATTTGACCGCCAGATCCGGCTTCTGCTTGTGCAGGCGACCGTAGTAGTAGGTATTGACGATGCCGACATCGCACTGCCCGGCGTTGATCGCTTCCAGCACCGCGATGTCATCCGAGAATACGTCAGTGGACAGGTTGTTCACCCAGCCCTTGAGGATCTCTTCGGTTTTTTGCGCACCGTTTACTTCGATCATGGTGGCGGTCAGCGACTGGTTGTACACCTTTTTGGCCGTACGCAGGCACAGGCGGCCTTCCCACTCCTTGCCAGCCAGGGCTTCGTAGGTCGACAGCTCTTCAGGTTTAACGCGGTCGGTCGAATAGGCGATGGTACGGGCGCGCAGGCTCAGACCGGTCCACTGGTGGGAAGAAGAGCGGTATTGCGGAGGAATGTTCTTGTCGATCACGTCAGAAGTGAGCGGCTGCAGGATGCCCATTTGCTCGGCTTGCCAGAGGTTGCCGGCGTCCACGGTCAGCAACAGGTCGGCCGTGGCGTTTTCGCCTTCAGCCTTGATGCGCTGCATCAATGGTGCCTCTTTGTCGGTGATGAACTTGACCTTGACCCCGGTCTTGGCGGTATAGGCATCAAATACCGGCTTGATCAGCTCATCGATACGCGAGGAATAGACCACCACTTCGTCGGCAGCAAATACGCTGCTCCCGAAAAGGGTAAGGGCCAGGGCAGTCAGTAGACGCTTGGGTGCCAACATGGAGGGCGGTCTCTCTTAATGCGAATCGGGCGTAAATGGTAGTGAATCACATTTGCCAGCTCAACCTAACTCGCCCCCGAGGCGTTACCAGATGTTACAGGCCCGACAAAAGCCTGCGACAGCCGCTGCCGCAATCGGTCAGGGTTTGGCCAGCGGCGGCAAATCACCGGTCAGGCCAAGGGCCTGGCGCACAAACACGGCTTTGGCCTCGGGCATGTTGTTGACCCATTTCAAACCGGTGTTACGCAGCAGGCGCACGGCCAACGAGTCGGCCTGGAACAATCGCTCAAAGCCCTCCATTGCGGCCATGAGCGCCAGGTTATGCGGCATGCGGCGGCGCTCGTAACGGCTCAGCACGCGGACATCGGCCAATCGTTCGCCACGATCGGCGGCGTGCAGCAGCACCTGTGCCAGGACAGCCGCATCCAGGAACCCCAGGTTAACGCCCTGCCCGGCCAGCGGGTGAATGGTATGCGCCGCATCTCCGATCAGCACCAGCCCCTCGGCGACATAGCGCTTGGCATGACGCTGACGCAAGGGTACGCACACCCGCGGATCGGCGCTGAGCACCTGACCCAGACGCCCCTCAAAGGCCAGTTCGAGCTCACGACAAAAGGCTGCATCGTCCATCGCCATCGCCCGTTCGGCCAGCTCAGGTGTGGTCGACCAGACAATCGAGCACCAGTCCTGTTGCCCGTCGCGCGCCAACGGCAGGAATGCCAAGGGCCCGTGGTCAGTAAAGCGCTGCCACGCGGTCTGTTGATGCGGCCTGGAGCAACGCACGCTGGTCACGATGGCGTGATGCTTGTAATCCCACTCGCGGGTCTCACAGCCTGTCAGGCGGCGCACGGCCGAGTTGGCGCCATCGGCAGCCACCACCAGCGGCGCGCGCAGCGTTCGGCCATCGGCCAGAGTCAGAAGCCAGTCGTCGCCGGAGCGGCGCATTTGTTCAAGGCGCGCATTGGACAGCATTTCGATGGCGGTGCCGTGCAGGCAATCCAGCAGGGCGTCTTGCACCACGCGGTTTTCGACGATATGCCCCAGGACTTCGGCATGCACGCTGGCCGCCGAAAAATGGATCTCACCTGTGCCACTGCCGTCCCACACCTGCATGTGTGCATACGGGCTGGTGCGCCTACCGGTGATGCCTGCCCAGGCGCCAAGGCGCTCCAGAATACGCTGGCTGGCGGCAGACAAGGCGCTGACACGCGGTTCAAACGGCAGCTCGGCAGCAAAGGGTTTGACACTCAGCGGGCTGCCATCGAGCAGCAGGATGTTTAACCCGCTGTCCTTGAGCGCCAACGCGAGTGCGCTTCCGACCATTCCGGCCCCAACAATCAGCAGATCTGCGCGCATTTCCATGCTTTAAGCCTGTCTCGCTAGCGGCCTGGGCCGCACCTGAAAAAAGAATCGACACGGAGCTTGCTCGCCCCGGTCGCTATCAACTGTCCGGGCGGGTGCCCAGGCCCATGGCCTGACGGGCAAACCAGCGCTTGGCCGGCGGCAATAAATCGAGCCCCAGCAAGCCCAGGTTACGACCAAACGAGAGCAGTGTCTGATCACTGCCAAACAGACGTGTCACTTGATCCGAAAAACCAATCGTCAGTTGTTGATCCAACTGTTGGCGCTGTTGATAACTCAAGAGCGTTGCCAGGTCACCAGGCTGTTTGTCACTCGCCAGCAAGGCATCTGCCAGGGCCTGGGCATCACGCAACGACAGGTTGAAGCCCTGCCCGGCAATTGGATGCAGGCTATGAGCCGCGTTGCCCAGTACCGCCAGGTGCGGGCGTACCTGTTCTTCAGCTTCAATCAGCGTCAGCGGGTACAGGTGCCGGGCACCTACCTGCTTGAGGGTCCCAAGGCGATAGCCGAACACGCCCTGCAACTCACTCAGAAAACTGCGTTCATCCAGTCCGGCCAGGCGCTGGGCGTCCATGCCGAGACGGGTCCACACCAATGCGCAGCGGTTATCCGACAAGGGCAGCAGAGCCATCGGGCCTTCGTCGGTGAAGCGCTCGAAGGCCATCCCGGCGTGGGGCTGACTGGGAGTGATGTTGGCGATTAACGCACTTTGATCGTAGGGCCGCTGGCGCACGTTAATACCCAGTTGCTCGCGCAACCCGGAACGGCCGCCGTCGGCCAATACCGCAAGGTCGCATTCCAGCGTGGTTTCGTCATTGAGCGTCAGGCAATACCCGTCTTCAAGCGGCTGCAGGCGAGTCACTTCAGCCGGACAACGCCAAATGATCACGTCCGGGTCCAGCCCCTTCCACAGGCACTGGCCGAGCCAGGCGTTTTCGACCACATAACCCAGCGCCGGAACACCTTCCTCGCCAGCCGACAGGCGCGCCGTCGAGAAGCGCCCCCGATCGGACACGTGAATATCCAGGATCGGCTCGGCGCGTTCGGCAATGGCAGTCCAAAGACCGAGGCGTTCGTAGATTTGCCGCGCGCCATAGCTCAGTGCCGATGAACGGGCATCGTAACTGGGCTGGTAGCTGTTACCGGGGGCAAACGGCTCAATCAATACGATCTTCCAGCCCCGGGCCTTGGCTCCAGCTTGCAACGCCAAAGCCAGGCTGGCGCCAACCAGACCGCCGCCGATGATTGCCAGAGTGACTCGATTCATGCCGCGCTCGCTCGTGCTGCTGCCATCAAGGCTTCGATTTCAACAACGGTTTTTGGCACGTCGCCGGTCAGAATTTCACAGCCGCCTTTGGTCACGACTACATCATCCTCGATGCGCACACCGATGCCGCGCCATTTTTTGGCAACCTGCTGATTGTTCGGACTGATGTAAATGCCGGGCTCCACGGTCAAGGTCATGCCGGCCTCCAGCACGCGCCACTCGCCGCCCACTTTGTACTCACCCACATCATGCACATCGAGCCCCAGCCAATGACCCGCGCGGTGCATGTAAAACGCTTTGTAGGCTTCGCTGGCAATCAACTGGTCGACATCGCCTTCCAGCAAGCCCAGCGTCACCAGACCTTCGGTAATCACTTGAACCGTCGCTTCGTGCGCCTGATTCCAGTGTTTGTCCGGGGCGATCTGGGCAAAAGCGGCTTCTTGCGCTGCCAGCACCAATTCGTAAATGGCTTTTTGTTCCGGCGAAAAGGTGCCGCTCACCGGGAACGTGCGGCTGATGTCGCTGGCGTAGCAGTCGATTTCACAGCCCGCATCAATCAGGACCAGATCGCCATCCCTGAGCAGGGCGTCGTTTTCCTGATAATGCAGGATGCAGCTGTTGTCGCCGGAAGCGACGATCGAACCGTATGCCGGCATTTTTGCCCCGCTTCGCCGAAATTCGTAATCCAGCTCGGCTTCAAGGCTGTACTCATGCAAGCCGTGACGGCTGGCCTGCATGGCACGGATATGGGCGCGGGCTGAAATCTGCGCCGCATGGCGCATGACCTTGATCTCTGCCGCTGATTTATACAGCCGCATGTCATGCAGCAGATGATCCAGCGCAACGAATTCATTAGGCGGCTGGGCCCCAAGGCTGGCCTTGGAGCGAATCGCATTGATCCATTCCATCAGATGACGGTCGAATTCGGGATTGCTGCCCATTGCCGAGTACACCCGGTCACGACCTTCAATCAGGCCGGGCAGGATGTCGTCAATGTCGGCAATCGGGAACGCGTCGTCAGCGCCGAAGTCACGGATGGCGCCTTCTTGCCCCGCGCGCAAGCCATCCCACAACTCACGCTCGGCATTGCGCTCACGACAAAACAGCACGTATTCACCGTGCACCCGGCCAGGGATCAATACGATCACCGCCTGGGGCTCGGGAAAACCGCTCAAATACTGGAAGTTGCTGTCTTGACGGTAAACGTGTTCAACATCGCGGTTACGAATGGCCACCGCAGCGGCGGGCAGAATCGCGATGCTGTTGGGCTCCATCTGCGCCATGAGCGCCTTGCGGCGACGTGTGTATTCCGATTTCGGGATATGAATCATGGGCAGACGGGTTCCCTCTTGACGATCAATCAGTGCAGCGAAGGCTTGGCAGCGGGCTCAACGGTTTTCTTGGTTTCGGTGAACAGCAACAACGGCGCAACGCGCAGGTATTCCATCACTTCCATGTAGTCGGTTTCGCCATCTTCAGACTCTTCCAGGGCATCCTGAACCTGAGCAATGGCCGCCAGGTCCTGCAACACTTCCTTGGCCTCAGAGCTCAAGGCATTGTCACGATAGTTGAGCCCAAAACCGGACAGGAAGCCCTGGCACCATTGGCCCAGCGCAATAGCACGCTCGGTCAGCGGCTCGTCATCGGTCGGCAACAACAGAACGACCGTCATGTCGTCACTGGTCAGCTCGCCTTTAACCATTTCTTGCAAGCCGATAAGGGCATTGCGTACGTTGTCTTGCGGTTCGCCTAAAAGCAGCTCGTTGGCATCGGCCAACCAGCCGTCGGCATCGAAGCCGGCACCAGCACAACTGCGGCCCAGCAAGTGGCCATGCAGTTCAGCAGGCGAAACAGAATGGCCGCTGGCGGTCAGCAGGGTGACAAAGGCTTGATACGGGGAATTTTGAATGGGCATGGGCTGCTAGGCGCCAAGCGGCGCAATGTCTAGAATGGAGGCCTTGTATCCTAGCATCGGCAGACGTTCCAAGACCATCGAGGCGTCAACTCGTTTGACAGTCACCATCCATCAGAAAATACACAGTAGGACACAATGGAAGATACCGACCTGCATGCACTGATGGCTAGACTCGAGTTGTTGATTAACCGGGTCGAGCAACTTAAACGTCAAAACGGACTCTTAATTGCTCAGGAAAAGACTTGGCGCGAGGAACGCGCGCACCTCATTGAAAAGAACGAAATCGCCCGACACAAGGTCGAATCGATGATTTCGCGCCTCAAAGCCCTGGAGCAAGACTCATGACTTCAAGCAGTAGCGTCACCGTGCATATCCTCGATAAAGAATATTCGATCATGTGCCCCCAGGAAGAACGCAGCAATCTGGTCAGCGCCGCCCGTTATCTGGATGGCAAGATGCGCGAGATCCGTAGCAGCGGAAAAGTGATCGGCGCCGACCGCATTGCCGTCATGGCCG is a window of Pseudomonas taetrolens DNA encoding:
- the pepP gene encoding Xaa-Pro aminopeptidase, which translates into the protein MIHIPKSEYTRRRKALMAQMEPNSIAILPAAAVAIRNRDVEHVYRQDSNFQYLSGFPEPQAVIVLIPGRVHGEYVLFCRERNAERELWDGLRAGQEGAIRDFGADDAFPIADIDDILPGLIEGRDRVYSAMGSNPEFDRHLMEWINAIRSKASLGAQPPNEFVALDHLLHDMRLYKSAAEIKVMRHAAQISARAHIRAMQASRHGLHEYSLEAELDYEFRRSGAKMPAYGSIVASGDNSCILHYQENDALLRDGDLVLIDAGCEIDCYASDISRTFPVSGTFSPEQKAIYELVLAAQEAAFAQIAPDKHWNQAHEATVQVITEGLVTLGLLEGDVDQLIASEAYKAFYMHRAGHWLGLDVHDVGEYKVGGEWRVLEAGMTLTVEPGIYISPNNQQVAKKWRGIGVRIEDDVVVTKGGCEILTGDVPKTVVEIEALMAAARASAA
- the gcvH gene encoding glycine cleavage system protein GcvH, translated to MSEIPADLRFAESHEWARLEADGTVTVGISDHAQEALGDVVFVELAEVGKVFAAGDTAGVVESVKAASDIYAPVSGEVIAVNETLADSPEELNNAPYASWIFKLKPSNMAELEKLLDAASYKAAIGE
- the gcvT gene encoding glycine cleavage system aminomethyltransferase GcvT — its product is MGQRTPLYDLHLALGAKMVDFGGWDMPLHYGSQVEEHHEVRRDCGVFDVSHMTVIDVTGVQAKEWLQYLLANDVERLNTPGRALYSAMLNEKGGVVDDMIVYLMPAGYRLIVNAATRDQDLAWMTAQLQGYDVQLRERPELALLAIQGPHARHKVAELVDQARSQLIQQLKPFEGQSSGDWFIARTGYTGEDGLEIVLPADQAPAFFNDLVGAGISPIGLGARDTLRLEAGMNLYGQDIHLAVSPLSANMAWTIAWEPASRKFIGREALEAEKAGGVQLKLVGLVLEERGVLRAHQVVRIADVGEGEITSGSFSPTLSKSIALARVPMATADRAEVEIRGKWYPVRVVKPTFVRQGKALI
- a CDS encoding TIGR02449 family protein, whose amino-acid sequence is MEDTDLHALMARLELLINRVEQLKRQNGLLIAQEKTWREERAHLIEKNEIARHKVESMISRLKALEQDS
- a CDS encoding cell division protein ZapA, translated to MTSSSSVTVHILDKEYSIMCPQEERSNLVSAARYLDGKMREIRSSGKVIGADRIAVMAALNITHDLLHKQEVAEVQTSSSTREQVRDLLERVDLVLATDPNERQS
- the ubiH gene encoding 2-octaprenyl-6-methoxyphenyl hydroxylase; translated protein: MNRVTLAIIGGGLVGASLALALQAGAKARGWKIVLIEPFAPGNSYQPSYDARSSALSYGARQIYERLGLWTAIAERAEPILDIHVSDRGRFSTARLSAGEEGVPALGYVVENAWLGQCLWKGLDPDVIIWRCPAEVTRLQPLEDGYCLTLNDETTLECDLAVLADGGRSGLREQLGINVRQRPYDQSALIANITPSQPHAGMAFERFTDEGPMALLPLSDNRCALVWTRLGMDAQRLAGLDERSFLSELQGVFGYRLGTLKQVGARHLYPLTLIEAEEQVRPHLAVLGNAAHSLHPIAGQGFNLSLRDAQALADALLASDKQPGDLATLLSYQQRQQLDQQLTIGFSDQVTRLFGSDQTLLSFGRNLGLLGLDLLPPAKRWFARQAMGLGTRPDS
- a CDS encoding ABC transporter permease, which codes for MAHPAQRRWYPLVFVIAALVLLPLSVLLLSWQSIDTQIWSHLWDTQMPRLLGNTLTLIVGVGIGVTLLGVSLAWLTSLCEFPGRRWLDWALMLPFAIPAYVLAFVFVGLLDFAGPVQTLLREWFGMGLRLPRVRSTGGVIIVLILVFYPYVYLLARTAFLAQGKGLMEAARVLGQSPWQAFWRVALPMARPAIGAGVALALMETLADFGAVSVFNFDTFTTAIYKTWYGFFSLSTAAQLASLLLLVVMVVLYGERKARGANRASNERPRVKALYHLRGLKAWLASGWCLLVFACAFVIPMLQLVVWFWQRGRFDLDERYTGLIVHTLYLGSMAALITVSVALVLAFARRQAPTPTIRAGVSLANLGYALPGSVLAVSIMLAFSYLDRELVIPVSGWLGGAGKPLLLGSLSALLLAYLVRFIAVAYGPLESSLARIRPSLPEAARSLGVSGPRLFFKVYLPLLLPGTLSAALLVFVDVLKEMPATLLMRPFGWDTLAVRIFEMTSEGEWARASLPALTLVLVGLLPVIGLIRRSAHRIG
- a CDS encoding extracellular solute-binding protein: MLAPKRLLTALALTLFGSSVFAADEVVVYSSRIDELIKPVFDAYTAKTGVKVKFITDKEAPLMQRIKAEGENATADLLLTVDAGNLWQAEQMGILQPLTSDVIDKNIPPQYRSSSHQWTGLSLRARTIAYSTDRVKPEELSTYEALAGKEWEGRLCLRTAKKVYNQSLTATMIEVNGAQKTEEILKGWVNNLSTDVFSDDIAVLEAINAGQCDVGIVNTYYYGRLHKQKPDLAVKLFWPNQADRGVHVNLSGIGLTKYAPHPEAAKALVEWMTTPEAQAIFAGTNQEFPANPGVAPSAEVASWGSFKADAMPVEVAGKRQAEAIRMMDRAGWN
- a CDS encoding DUF2388 domain-containing protein, giving the protein MRLKYAVAAIALLSLPVGSAMADTFWRNVLSSGATTGSTYLTFKKDRKVIAAQDDAGSFVASNGSIRGPYLESAMQQVRADNPGLKATDMDLANAILAKNATAE
- a CDS encoding 2-octaprenyl-3-methyl-6-methoxy-1,4-benzoquinol hydroxylase, with the protein product MRADLLIVGAGMVGSALALALKDSGLNILLLDGSPLSVKPFAAELPFEPRVSALSAASQRILERLGAWAGITGRRTSPYAHMQVWDGSGTGEIHFSAASVHAEVLGHIVENRVVQDALLDCLHGTAIEMLSNARLEQMRRSGDDWLLTLADGRTLRAPLVVAADGANSAVRRLTGCETREWDYKHHAIVTSVRCSRPHQQTAWQRFTDHGPLAFLPLARDGQQDWCSIVWSTTPELAERAMAMDDAAFCRELELAFEGRLGQVLSADPRVCVPLRQRHAKRYVAEGLVLIGDAAHTIHPLAGQGVNLGFLDAAVLAQVLLHAADRGERLADVRVLSRYERRRMPHNLALMAAMEGFERLFQADSLAVRLLRNTGLKWVNNMPEAKAVFVRQALGLTGDLPPLAKP
- a CDS encoding DegT/DnrJ/EryC1/StrS family aminotransferase; this translates as MSSLPFLPFSKPSIDEATIAAVGDVLRSGWITSGPKVQAFEAQLSEYFGGRPVRTFNSGTCTMEIALRIAGIGPGDEVITTPISWVATANVILEVGATPVFADIDPVTRNIDLAKVEAAITARTKAIIPVYLSGLPVDMDALYALADKHHLRVVEDAAQALGSNWQDQRIGARGDLVSFSFQANKNITSSEGGCLVLNNEDEARLAEKYRLQGVTRSGFDGLDVDVLGGKFNMTDIAAAIGLGQFAHIEAITAHRRELAKHYFACFGPDFEATYGAQLPVADFTNTNWHLFQLVLPERKDGQPARATFMKEMQALGVGVGYHYPPIHLLSLYRARGFTEGMLPIAERVGRLIVSLPMFTAMTKADVERSVAAVKAVLNAV
- a CDS encoding YecA/YgfB family protein, which encodes MPIQNSPYQAFVTLLTASGHSVSPAELHGHLLGRSCAGAGFDADGWLADANELLLGEPQDNVRNALIGLQEMVKGELTSDDMTVVLLLPTDDEPLTERAIALGQWCQGFLSGFGLNYRDNALSSEAKEVLQDLAAIAQVQDALEESEDGETDYMEVMEYLRVAPLLLFTETKKTVEPAAKPSLH